The window ACACCGGCCCGTGTCGAAGCGGCGATTACGCCCCGAACAAAAATGCTTATCGTAAACAGCCCCTCCAATCCCACGGGCGTGGTCATGGACACGCAGGAAATGCAGGCTCTTGCCGATTGCGCGAAAAAACATCAGTTGTTGGTGATCAGTGATGAGATTTACGAATCCCTCGCCTATGACAGCCCGCCTGCCACGATGGCAGGCAGAACAGACCAAGTTCTTGTGCTCAATGGCTTTTCTAAAAACATGGCGATGACCGGCTGGCGTTTAGGCTATGCCGCCGGTCCTGAATCAATCATCCAAGCCATGAACACCTTGCAGCAATATTCGTTCGTTTGCGCGCCCTCCTTCGCACAGAAAGCTGCCGTACTTGCGTTAAGCGCGGACATGACGGAAAAAGTCGATCGCTATCGGCGCAAACGCGATCTCGTATACAACAATCTCAAAGATATCTTCCCTTGCACAAAACCGGGCGGCGCGTTTTATATTTTCCCGCAAGCGCCCAACTGTGATGGTGATCTCTTTGTGAAACGAGCCATCGAAAACAATGTGTTGATCATACCGGGAAGTGTCTTTTCCGATAAGCCTGATTGTTTCCGTATTTCTTTTGCCGCCCCTGATGAAACCATCCAAAAGGGATGTGACCTATTAAAATCCTTGGCAAAATAGTAACCATGCCTGTGAACTTCCAATAAGGACAACGTTTACCTTTGTGAGCAATACGCCCAACAACAGCAACCCGATCGCTAACGGTGATACACAAGGGCTTTCGCCGCTTAGCGATCTCGAAATGACACGGCAGTATCCGAAAGAAGGCGTGTTCCGACAAATAACGGGCTTGTTCTTTCTGTTGCTATTTTTTGCAGCCATATATTTGACTGATAGGTTACCCTTGGGGGTATCAATCCGCTTTATAATTCTTTTCGCAGCTGGTTTGGTTTTCTTTTTGACCGGTTACGGCTTGTCACGAGGCGAAGTAATTACTGCTTCAACCGTACAAAGCATGGGTATCCTGCTGTTGCTCACAAGCAGTATTTATTTGGCGCTCAACGGTATAGCGGAAGGATCTTGGCTTGGTCCCGGGCTCTGTGTTGTGCTGCTGATCTTGACGGCCGTGTCGCTGCGGCGCGCCAAAGCCTCTATGCCCGCCTTGGCACTCGCTCTATCCTTGCTGTACTTGGCAATGCGCTTATTTCCTAAATTGCTTCCCGTTCATCAATCCTTCGCTCTCGCCCTTGCTGCGGTGTTCGCAGTCACGTGGCTGTTCTTATGGCGTTTAGACCGCCCCGCCTCATTTTTGCCAAGTTTTTTGCTCATTCTACTCTACAGTATTTTCGCCTTTTTTGGGGGAGATGCAGCGCGTCAAAGCAGCTTTGCCTTTGTTGTATTAACGCCGAGCCTCGTAATTATTTACGCCGTTTCTATGTTTCTCTCTTTGCAATATACGGCACGTTGGAAAATGAAGGGACTGCCTTTCATTGCCGTCAATGCCCTTGGTTTTGCCTTAACGTTGACACTGCTCATACCGGAAGTGCCTTGGCTGGGATCGTTAATCTTATTAATTTCCGGAATTTATACCAGCAAGATTGCCCGCCGTTATGAACATTTACAAGGGCTGGCAAGAATTTACCTGGGGCAAGTGACGCTTGCCTTTGCCGTCTGTATTGTGTTCATATTGCCGCCGGGATACAATTGGGTCGCCGCATCGCTCCTTTGTTTTTTACCCGCCCGTCTCGGCGCCTATCATGGAAGCCGCGCCTTTTACCTGACCGAATACGGGCTTATTATTGCGGTGACTACAGCCACCTTTTTAACCGATAAGCAACAATGGACCGGAGCGGAGTCGGCGCTCTTTCTTGCGCCCGCTCAGCTTTTCTTGCTCATCGTAATACTCGTTTTTATAATTCTTGGCCGACTGCATCATTATTGGGATCGCCATCAAGGTTCCGAGAATGACCCGTACCGTTGGTTCGCCCTGCAACAGCAGCATCAGCTGCAGGCGGCATCCTATTTTTTTGCAGTCGCCTTGTTATTGATGCTGCACACCCTTTGGGGGCGTAATGACAACGAATCATTTCCGGTCTTACTGGGATTGCAAGCCTATTTTTTTATTGGGGCGGCCATGGTGCTTGTCGATGGACGATTGGCTTTGATCGGGCTTGTACCCTTGATGGCGGGATATCTTTGTTATTATGCATGTCCCTATCTCATCCCCACGGCTTTTGAAGCGGCTCCGCTCCCTGACAGGGCGACTTTCTTGTTCCTTTCGAGCGCCGCTTTGATCCTTGCTGTGCTCGGCGACCATTTATTAGCAAAGCAAAGCAGAGGCAAGGCACTGCCTTCAGAAAAGCTCTTTGCCATGCTCCTGTATCTTCCGCTATTCATACCGGCTGCCTGGTCGTTGTGGTCAATTTCTTTTATGGCTTTCGCAGCCGCCGTCGGAATACTGGGATTTGCAGGTATTGTCTTTCTCGGCGGGAGACGGTGCACACTGCCCGGACTATCGACATGGGGACAAGGCGCTTCTCTGAGCATGCCTTTGCTGTTCCTGTGGTTCTTTCTCAAAATTCAAGCGCCCGCCTATTCAGATCCTTTTTACCTGCCTGCCCTACTCATTTTTCTGATCTTATTTCTAATTTGGGAAGCGTGGCTAGTTGCGCGCCTGTCCATAAGCCGGGGACTGAAAAACAGTCTGAGTTGCACCGGAGCGGTGTCGGTGACAGTTCTTGGAAGTCTTCTCCTGTATCCTTGGAACAGTGGGCCGATTTTCGCCGGGTCGCTCTTATTGCTTAGCGTACTCCTCGGAGTAACGGGCTTTGTTAAGGGGCAGCGAAGTTTTTATATACTAGCCCTTGTAATAGTGACGTTGGCGACTCTTTGGGCGTTGACAATGAAAGTGGGTCTTTCTATAGGCTGAAATAGCAGATACAGCCTTTAACCGGATACAGGACAAAAAGAGTACACATGAGTCGTACAGACAAGCAAAAAAAGGGAGCGTTGAAAATATGTGCCGTCCTGCGCAAATCAGGCTTTGAGGCGTTGTTTGCCGGCGGCTATGTGCGCGACTGCTTGCTGGGCCGCAAAGCGGGGGACATTGATATTGCTACCAATGCCAGACCCGAAGAAGTGGCATCCTTATTTCCACGTTCCGTCGCAATAGGCGCCGCCTTCGGCGTTATCATGGTAATTGAAAACAAGATTCCGTACGAAGTTGCCACCTTCCGCTGTGACGGCGTGTATGAAGATGGGCGTCGTCCTCTTTCCGTTCAGTTTGTCGATGCAAAAGAAGATGCCTTGCGCCGGGACTTCACGATTAACGCTTTATTTATGGATCCCGAATCAGAAAAAATTATTGATTATGTTGGGGGCCAACAGGATTTGAAAAAGGGTATCGTGCGCACTGTGGGCGAGGCTCGGCAGCGTTTTGCCGAAGACCGGTTGCGCATGCTGCGTGCAGTACGTTTCAGTGCATCCTTGGACTTTAGCATGGATGAAGCGTGTCTGAGCGCGATACAGGACATGGCGCCGCAAATTCATGGGATAAGCAGCGAACGTATTTGCGAAGAAATGAACTAAATTTTGGTGAGCGGCCGA is drawn from Candidatus Hydrogenedentota bacterium and contains these coding sequences:
- a CDS encoding aminotransferase class I/II-fold pyridoxal phosphate-dependent enzyme, producing the protein TPARVEAAITPRTKMLIVNSPSNPTGVVMDTQEMQALADCAKKHQLLVISDEIYESLAYDSPPATMAGRTDQVLVLNGFSKNMAMTGWRLGYAAGPESIIQAMNTLQQYSFVCAPSFAQKAAVLALSADMTEKVDRYRRKRDLVYNNLKDIFPCTKPGGAFYIFPQAPNCDGDLFVKRAIENNVLIIPGSVFSDKPDCFRISFAAPDETIQKGCDLLKSLAK